A window from Suncus etruscus isolate mSunEtr1 chromosome 18, mSunEtr1.pri.cur, whole genome shotgun sequence encodes these proteins:
- the LOC125996000 gene encoding zinc finger protein 585B-like isoform X4 translates to MGPHRLTSWPQAMVTFPDVAVSFSQEEWPCLDASQRDLYRDVMLETYEHLQAVGYCGVKPALISWLEGGALQSQQRAVFSEPMQEIHPCHFCSLTFSIQNFLSPHRKLHQSSGIHPGISVRKLPQSENFCPGDQNQWQQHKVDVSRVDILENQKHKESSVPLAKNIRHERIPTTFSSLVCSQIVSSSKHVMAIEEETNTGQKENPKNTGRVVAPQQGFNDGSNLITHKRTQTGKKPCVCRECGRGFTQKSSLIRHQKIHTGDRPYVCRECGRCFTEKSSLIRHQTIHTGERPYVCRECGRSFSDRSTLFTHQKIHTGEKPHVCRECGQNFRWRSTLITHQKTHMGKGKRPYFCSGCGQCFISKSLLITHRSAHTGEMPHVCRRCGQGFRGRRRLIAHQRTHIGESSHACRDCGRVFGYRSLLITHQRTHTGEKPFVCRECGQGFSQQSNLHRHQIQMMHTGEMSHICRKCGQVFSDRITLITHQKTHTGKMLHVCKECGRDFKCRSELITHQRTHTGEKPYVCRECGQAFSLKSSLVRHQKLHTGEKPHVCKECGRGFTVKSNLTRHRKTHSGKKPYVCREHGRSFSDRSTLFTHQRIHTGEKPHVCRKCGKGFRWRSILIIHQGTHTGEKPHVCRECGQGFSLRSTFIKHQKTHIGEKSHICRDCGRGFSYRSHLIIHQRKHTGEYPHVCKECGRSFTVKSTLTRHQKTHSGDKPYVCRECGRGFNRLSGLNLHQRVHTNEKPCVCSECGQGFRWKSNLITHQRTHTG, encoded by the exons GGTATTGTGGTGTTAAGCCTGCGCTGATCTCTTGGTTGGAAGGAGGAGCCCTGCAGAGTCAGCAGAGAGCTGTTTTTTCGG AACCAATGCAAGAAATCCATCCATGTCACTTCTGCTCTCTGACCTTCTCCATACAGAACTTCCTCAGTCCTCACAGGAAACTTCATCAATCCTCTGGAATCCACCCAGGAATATCTGTGAGAAAGCTACCTCAATCTGAGAATTTTTGTCCAGGTGATCAGAACCAATGGCAGCAACACAAAGTTGATGTATCAAGGGTTGACATACTTGAaaatcaaaagcacaaagaaagctccGTACCTTTGGCTAAGAATATAAGGCATGAAAGAATTCCAACAACCTTTTCTAGTTTAGTTTGCAGTCAAATAGTTAGCTCTAGTAAACATGTGATGGCAATAGAGGAAGAAACTAACACAGGGCAGAAAGAAAATCCAAAGAACACAGGTCGAGTAGTTGCACCTCAGCAAGGCTTCAATGATGgatcaaatctcatcacacacaAGAGGACTCAAACAGGAAAGAAGCCCtgtgtttgcagggagtgtggacgaggctttactcagaaatcatctctcatcagacaccagaagATACACACAGGGGATaggccctatgtttgcagggagtgtgggcgatgCTTCACTGAGAAATCATCTCTCATCAGACATCAGACAATACACACAGGGGAGaggccctatgtttgcagggagtgtggccGAAGCTTCAGTGACAGGTCAACTCTCTTCACACACCAGaagatacacacaggagagaaacccCATGTgtgcagggagtgtgggcaaaACTTTAGATGGAGGTCaactctcatcacacaccagaagaCACACATGGGGAAGGGGAAGAGGCCCTATTTTTGCAGTGGGTGTGGGCAGTGTTTCATTTCAAAGTCACTACTCATCACACACCGGAGTGCACATACAGGGGAGATGCCCCATGTTTGCAGGAggtgtgggcaaggcttcagaGGGAGGAGACGTCTCATCGCTCACCAGAGGACACATATAGGGGAGAGTTCTCATGCTTGCAGGGATTGTGGGCGAGTCTTCGGATATAGGTCActtctcatcacacaccagagaacacacacaggggagaagccatttgtttgcagggagtgtgggcaaggTTTCAGTCAGCAGTCAAATCTCCACAGACACCAAATCCAAATGATGCACACAGGGGAGATGTCCCATATTTGCAGGAAGTGTGGGCAAGTTTTCAGTGATAGAATAACTCTCATCACACATCAGAAGACACACACAGGGAAGATGCttcatgtttgcaaggagtgtgggcgagACTTCAAATGTAGGTCAGaactcatcacacaccagaggacacacactggggaaaagccctatgtttgcagggagtgtgggcaagcATTCAGTCTGAAATCATCTCTTGTCAGACACCAGAAGTTGCACACTGGGGAGAAGCctcatgtttgcaaggagtgtggacGAGGCTTCACTGTGAAATCCAATCTCACCAGACACCGGAAGACACACTCCGGGAAGAAGCCTTATGTTTGCAGGGAGCATGGCCGAAGCTTCAGTGACAGGTCAACTCTCTTCACACACcagaggatacacacaggagagaaacctcATGTGTGTAGAAAGTGTGGGAAAGGATTCAGATGGAGATCAATTCTCATCATACACCAAGgtacacacacaggagagaagccccatgtttgcagggagtgtgggcaaggcttcagtcTGAGATCAACTTTCATCAAACACCAGAAGACACACATAGGTGAGAAATCCCATATTTGCAGGGATTGTGGACGAGGCTTCAGTTACAGGTCACATCTCATAATACACCAGAGGAAACACACGGGGGAGTatccccatgtttgcaaggagtgtggacGAAGCTTCACTGTGAAATCCACTCTCACCAGACACCAGAAGACACACTCCGGGGATAAGCcgtatgtttgcagggagtgtggccGAGGCTTCAATCGGCTCTCAGGTCTGAACTTACACCAGAGGGTACATACAAATGAGAAGCCATGTGTTTGCAGTGAGTGTGGACAAGGCTTCAGATGGAaatcaaatctcatcacacaccagaggacacatacaggTTAG